The Carassius auratus strain Wakin chromosome 27, ASM336829v1, whole genome shotgun sequence genome includes a region encoding these proteins:
- the LOC113045562 gene encoding uroporphyrinogen decarboxylase has translation MDKDSLILPKDFPELKNDTFLRAARGEELEHIPVWCMRQAGRYLPEFRESRAGKDFFETCRSPEACCELTLQPLRRFPFDAAIIFSDILVVPQAMGMEVQMCPGKGPTFPEPLKEPEDLQRLKTKVDVSSELDYVFKAITLTRHRIEGKVPLIGFTGAPWTLMSYMIEGGGSVTHSKAKRWLYRYPEASHKLLSQLTDVIVEYLLGQVQAGAQALQVFESHTGCLGPVEFKEFSLPYLRDIARRVKDRIKESGLDNVPMIVFAKDGHYGLEDLSESGYEVVGLDWTIDPRSARVRTGGKVSLQGNMDPCALYATKERISEIVKRMLEGFGTKGYIANLGHGLYPDMDPENVGAFVEAVHTHSRQLLNRK, from the exons ATGGATAAGGACAGTCTGATTCT CCCCAAAGACTTCCCAGAGCTGAAGAACGACACGTTTCTGAGAGCGGCTCGAGGAGAAGAGCTTGAGCACATTCCAGTGTGGTGTATGAGACAGGCTGGCCGCTATCTGCCAG AGTTCAGGGAATCGAGGGCAGGGAAGGATTTCTTTGAGACATGCCGCTCTCCTGAAGCTTGCTGTGAGCTTACTCTACAG CCACTCAGACGATTCCCATTTGATGCTGCCATCATCTTCTCTGACATCTTGGTGGTCCCTCAG GCCATGGGAATGGAGGTTCAGATGTGTCCAGGAAAAGGCCCCACATTCCCAGAACCACTGAAGGAGCCTGAAGATCTGCAGAGACTAAAGACTAAAGTGGACGTGTCATCTGAACTCGACTACGTGTTTAAAGCCATCACACTGACACGACACAGAATAGAGGGGAAAGTTCCTCTCATCGGCTTCACTGGAGCTCCG TGGACTCTGATGTCCTACATGATTGAAGGAGGAGGCTCCGTGACGCACTCCAAGGCTAAACGCTGGCTCTACAGGTATCCAGAGGCCAGCCACAAACTCCTGAGCCAGCTGACAGACGTCATCGTGGAGTATCTGCTCGGACAAGTGCAAGCTGGAGCTCAG GCTCTGCAGGTTTTCGAGTCTCACACTGGTTGTTTGGGTCCAGTGGAGTTTAAAGAGTTCTCTCTGCCATACCTGAGAGACATTGCTCGCCGTGTTAAAGACCGGATCAAAGAATCTGGTTTGGACAACGTGCCTATG ATTGTTTTTGCTAAAGATGGACACTATGGGCTTGAGGACCTCTCGGAGTCTGGTTATGAAGTGGTGGGTCTCGACTGGACCATAGATCCACGTTCAGCACG tgtcAGGACTGGAGGAAAAGTTAGTTTGCAAGGCAACATGGATCCCTGCGCTCTATACGCCACAAAG GAGCGAATATCAGAGATCGTGAAGAGGATGTTGGAGGGCTTTGGCACCAAGGGCTACATCGCTAATCTGGGTCACGGTCTGTACCCCGATATGGACCCAGAAAATGTGGGCGCGTTCGTAGAGGCCGTTCACACCCACTCTCGCCAGCTCCTCAACCGCAAATAA